A window of Longimicrobium sp. contains these coding sequences:
- a CDS encoding putative bifunctional diguanylate cyclase/phosphodiesterase: MSTRQPLPDDDETGGLLRAMQQREDWFRAVFEGSAMGIAVVDMQGRVIEANTPFQRIVGRTATELKDTPFVDLDHPDDRERNQAQFKRLVSGHISNYQMELRYVDRAGEPFPVRLTTSVVRAADGRARFCVAMVDDLTQRTRAEADREFLEERLRHLALHDPLTGLPNRVLLAERMTECVTSLKQEPGSHCGVLFLDLDRFKNVNDSLGHGVGDEMLRQVAVRLATCGRPGDTVARFGGDEFIIFLSRVTGRDEALAVAAQVREVLSAPLELGSYRTYTSASIGIALTESTDESPDELLRNADMAMYHARAVGGSRTAVIDSSMHKAVLERLGLENDLRAALTRSELRLFFQPIVSLRTGEVVACEALARWEHPIHGRVPPDRFISLAEDTGLIGPLGSWVLGEAARQLAEWRATLPLAARLEVTVNLSPAQLREPGLVDEVADTLGEHGLPPAALKLELTESSLVEDPATAAGVLRALKKREVQVYLDDFGTGYSSLSTLHRLPLDALKIDRSFVAGMDGGTTGAHKGAEIVRTIVALARSLGVRVVGEGVESHEQLAALHALGCDFAQGYLISPPLPADEFAESFLTGDPPLAWREGHRFL; the protein is encoded by the coding sequence ATGTCCACACGCCAGCCGCTTCCCGACGACGACGAGACGGGGGGCCTTCTGCGCGCCATGCAGCAGCGCGAAGATTGGTTCCGCGCCGTTTTCGAGGGCTCGGCCATGGGCATTGCGGTAGTCGACATGCAGGGCCGGGTGATCGAGGCGAACACGCCGTTCCAGCGCATCGTGGGCCGCACCGCCACGGAGTTGAAGGACACCCCGTTCGTGGACCTGGACCACCCCGACGACCGTGAGCGCAACCAGGCGCAGTTCAAGCGCCTGGTGTCGGGGCACATTTCCAACTACCAGATGGAACTGCGCTACGTGGACCGCGCCGGGGAGCCATTTCCGGTGCGGCTGACCACGTCGGTGGTTCGCGCCGCGGACGGACGGGCGCGCTTCTGCGTGGCGATGGTCGACGACCTGACGCAGCGCACCCGCGCCGAGGCGGACCGCGAGTTTCTGGAGGAAAGGCTGCGCCACCTGGCGCTGCACGACCCGCTCACCGGGCTCCCCAACCGCGTGCTGCTGGCCGAGCGGATGACGGAGTGCGTCACCTCGCTCAAGCAGGAGCCGGGTTCGCACTGCGGGGTGCTGTTCCTGGACCTGGACCGCTTCAAGAACGTCAACGACTCGCTGGGCCACGGCGTGGGCGACGAGATGCTGCGGCAGGTGGCCGTCCGCCTTGCCACCTGCGGCCGCCCGGGCGACACCGTGGCGCGCTTCGGCGGCGACGAGTTCATCATCTTCCTGTCGCGCGTCACCGGGCGCGACGAGGCGCTGGCGGTGGCGGCCCAGGTGCGCGAGGTGCTTTCGGCGCCCCTGGAGCTGGGCAGCTACCGCACCTACACCAGCGCCAGCATCGGCATTGCGCTCACGGAGTCGACGGACGAATCGCCCGACGAGCTGCTGCGCAACGCCGACATGGCCATGTACCATGCGCGGGCGGTCGGCGGCAGCCGCACGGCCGTGATCGACTCGTCCATGCACAAGGCCGTGCTGGAGCGCCTGGGGCTGGAGAACGACCTTCGCGCAGCGCTCACCCGCAGCGAGCTGAGGCTGTTCTTTCAGCCCATCGTTTCGCTGCGCACGGGCGAGGTGGTGGCGTGCGAGGCGCTGGCGCGGTGGGAGCACCCCATCCACGGCCGCGTGCCGCCGGACCGCTTCATCAGCCTGGCCGAGGACACGGGGCTCATCGGCCCGCTCGGCTCGTGGGTGCTGGGCGAGGCCGCGCGGCAGCTGGCCGAGTGGCGCGCCACGCTTCCCCTGGCCGCCAGGCTCGAGGTGACGGTGAACCTGTCGCCCGCGCAGCTGCGCGAGCCTGGCCTGGTGGACGAAGTGGCCGACACGCTGGGCGAGCACGGCCTGCCTCCCGCCGCGCTGAAGCTGGAATTGACGGAAAGCTCGCTGGTGGAAGACCCCGCGACGGCGGCCGGCGTGCTGCGCGCGCTCAAGAAGCGCGAGGTGCAGGTGTACCTGGACGACTTCGGCACCGGCTACAGCAGCCTGAGCACCCTTCACCGGCTGCCGCTGGACGCGCTGAAGATCGACCGGTCGTTCGTGGCGGGAATGGACGGCGGCACCACGGGGGCGCACAAGGGCGCCGAGATCGTGCGCACCATCGTGGCCCTGGCCCGCAGCCTGGGCGTGCGCGTCGTCGGCGAGGGCGTGGAGTCGCACGAGCAACTGGCGGCCCTGCACGCCCTGGGATGCGACTTCGCGCAGGGCTACCTGATCTCGCCGCCGCTCCCGGCGGACGAGTTCGCCGAGTCCTTTTTGACGGGCGATCCGCCGCTGGCGTGGCGCGAGGGCCACCGCTTCCTCTAG
- a CDS encoding Ig-like domain-containing protein, with translation MRLSAIRRNVRAWTSRAPLARGAAAVAAAILLLAGGACRDTSGPDTRVAAVSVTAPATAVEAGATLQLSAAALTRAGTPVAGKTFTWASGSGAATVGATGLVTAVSPGNVVITATETGSGTSGTFTLTVTPAAAASVTVSPESVQLDQGSTRTLAATVRDARGTVLAGRSVSWSSANPAVASVDGSGVVTAVAAGGPVAITATVEGRSASAQVTVAARIATRVLVTPRFLVVDATATAPLAAAAFDAAGTAIPDPRPTWTTTAAAVATVGADGSVRGVAAGLAGVAAQVNGAADTALVAVLGPSGLLATAFAGGQPKLAARAGQTVVVPVVLDLSRVSAAGDLGAAQFDLRYDPAVLVFQSAQAGVSGSVATHVPTPGVFKFSFAATEPQNTPRPTLVTLTFQVAAGAQPGAERAFSLTWTAPPASTGFAAYGIPLSAGGRVLVVAP, from the coding sequence ATGCGCCTTTCCGCAATCCGACGCAATGTGCGCGCATGGACCTCGCGCGCGCCCCTCGCCAGGGGGGCGGCCGCGGTGGCCGCGGCCATCCTCCTGCTGGCCGGCGGTGCCTGCCGGGACACCTCCGGCCCCGACACCCGGGTGGCCGCGGTTTCCGTCACGGCCCCCGCGACCGCGGTGGAGGCGGGCGCTACCCTGCAGCTGTCGGCCGCCGCGTTGACCCGCGCGGGGACGCCGGTGGCCGGAAAGACCTTCACCTGGGCCAGCGGAAGCGGCGCGGCGACGGTCGGCGCGACCGGGCTGGTGACCGCCGTTTCGCCCGGAAACGTGGTAATCACGGCCACGGAAACCGGCTCCGGCACGTCAGGGACGTTCACCCTGACGGTGACCCCCGCGGCCGCCGCCTCGGTGACGGTTTCACCCGAGTCCGTGCAGCTGGACCAGGGTTCCACGCGAACGCTGGCGGCCACCGTGCGCGACGCCCGGGGCACCGTGCTGGCCGGGCGCAGCGTTTCGTGGAGCAGCGCCAATCCCGCCGTCGCGTCGGTCGACGGGTCGGGGGTGGTGACGGCGGTGGCGGCGGGCGGGCCGGTGGCCATCACCGCCACCGTGGAGGGGCGCAGCGCCTCCGCGCAGGTGACGGTGGCCGCGCGGATCGCCACGCGGGTGCTGGTCACCCCCCGGTTCCTGGTGGTGGACGCCACGGCGACCGCGCCGCTGGCGGCGGCGGCCTTCGACGCGGCCGGCACGGCGATCCCCGACCCGCGGCCCACCTGGACCACGACCGCCGCGGCGGTGGCCACGGTGGGGGCGGACGGGAGCGTGCGCGGCGTGGCGGCGGGGCTGGCCGGTGTCGCGGCGCAGGTGAACGGGGCCGCGGACACCGCGCTCGTCGCGGTGCTGGGCCCGTCGGGGCTGCTCGCCACCGCCTTTGCCGGCGGCCAGCCGAAGCTGGCGGCGCGCGCCGGCCAGACGGTCGTGGTCCCGGTGGTGCTGGACCTTTCGCGGGTGAGCGCCGCGGGCGACCTGGGGGCCGCGCAGTTCGACCTGCGGTACGACCCCGCGGTGCTCGTCTTCCAGTCGGCCCAGGCGGGGGTGAGCGGGTCCGTGGCCACGCACGTGCCCACCCCCGGTGTCTTCAAGTTCAGCTTCGCGGCGACCGAGCCGCAGAACACGCCGCGGCCCACGCTGGTCACCCTGACCTTCCAGGTGGCGGCTGGCGCGCAGCCCGGCGCCGAGCGCGCCTTTTCGCTCACCTGGACGGCACCGCCCGCGAGCACCGGGTTCGCGGCGTACGGCATCCCGCTTTCGGCCGGCGGCCGCGTTCTCGTGGTGGCGCCCTGA
- a CDS encoding Ig-like domain-containing protein has protein sequence MPRPLVYAFALALALVSGTAAPVAGQAAPALRGDVNQDGQITALDALAILSHTVGRPLPAGFRIMPNGDNNGDGQITAVDALIGLSYTVDRDVSQFPIGQPLPVLAATVAVAPDSLALATGDTATLRATARDAAGAVLQGRSAAWSSSAPSVASVDSLGRVTALTAGTAVIRAVVDSAAGEARVGVAAVATALQVVGGQGQEAPAGSALPQPLTVRVVDALGNPVAGVAVAWSPAQGGTAAPGTSTTDAAGNASTAWTLAPAAGAQQLTATAGTLSARFTATATSAGLTLVKTAGDVAADTAGSAQVVTVEARDAAGRPVTGVAVSWTVVDGGGSVTPAESVTGTGGASATWTRGVAPGTQTLRAGTESGATVVFRTTVAAGAPSQLVKASGDAQRARAGQPLPAPLVARVVDRSGNGVPNAAVAWTVVSGGGSVNGGTSTDSAGYTQASAVLGPQSGEQRFQVAAAGLAAVFTAQADSAVAASLSVLPETVRLGAYGDTARLIAEVRDSAGAPIAGKRITWVSRNGGIASVDSTGLVTAAGLGVTWIVAQTGNLADSTYVNADLGGSLERLEVTPSADTVTVVGGTVQLTVTVRDTSGNVIAVSGVVWTTVSGPATVTQAGLVTTSGTGGSALVSARYGELADTATLVIAPVPARLVVSPDSVRVTADGGVVARPTSVLLDSLGTVLHTDPAGSPYDAAIQWRTLDTAIAVVEPDTASAYDGVRVVGRSAGVTYVVAAFGSLADTAKVASVAPAPLTFRPESLTGEIGFCALTTEGDAWCTGTGTDGLVPGGHVWTDFSRGYDASCGVTTGGETYCQGTLPGAGATHTKLQANPGFTQVTVGRSFACGLTASGQAFCWGRNNTGALGVGDLTARQSPTPVLGGRTYQRIVAGDNGTCAITVGGLGECWGTFRNMTRTSVPVGRAANAVDVAAGRVECFRLGSGGDTCGGFSSGVTPPTFVRMSGGGVRTCAVDTEGRLWCVDFEVQIWDLMGSPDAGGVAVSYSQVPAIITRQGQWAAFPP, from the coding sequence ATGCCCCGCCCGCTCGTATATGCCTTCGCGCTTGCATTGGCGCTCGTGTCCGGCACCGCCGCCCCCGTTGCGGGGCAGGCGGCGCCGGCCCTGCGCGGCGACGTAAACCAGGACGGGCAGATCACCGCGCTGGACGCCCTGGCCATCCTGTCGCACACGGTGGGGCGCCCCCTGCCGGCCGGCTTCCGGATCATGCCGAACGGCGACAACAACGGGGACGGGCAGATCACCGCGGTCGACGCGCTGATCGGGCTGAGCTACACGGTGGACCGCGACGTGTCGCAGTTCCCCATCGGCCAGCCGCTCCCGGTGCTCGCCGCCACCGTTGCCGTGGCTCCCGACAGCCTGGCGCTCGCCACGGGCGACACCGCCACGCTGCGGGCGACGGCACGCGACGCGGCGGGAGCGGTCCTGCAGGGTCGCTCCGCCGCATGGTCCAGCTCGGCGCCGTCGGTGGCGTCGGTGGACAGCCTGGGCCGGGTGACGGCGCTGACCGCGGGCACGGCCGTCATCCGTGCCGTGGTGGACTCCGCCGCCGGCGAAGCGCGGGTGGGCGTAGCGGCGGTCGCCACGGCCCTGCAGGTCGTCGGGGGCCAGGGCCAGGAGGCGCCCGCGGGTTCGGCGCTCCCGCAGCCGCTGACCGTGCGCGTGGTAGACGCGCTGGGCAACCCCGTGGCGGGCGTAGCCGTCGCATGGAGCCCGGCGCAGGGGGGAACCGCTGCTCCCGGCACCTCCACCACCGACGCGGCGGGGAATGCCTCCACGGCGTGGACGTTGGCCCCGGCGGCCGGCGCCCAGCAGCTCACCGCGACGGCGGGCACCCTCTCCGCCCGGTTCACGGCCACCGCGACCTCGGCAGGCCTCACGCTGGTGAAGACGGCGGGCGACGTGGCGGCGGACACCGCGGGATCGGCCCAGGTGGTGACGGTGGAGGCCCGCGACGCGGCGGGGCGGCCGGTGACCGGCGTCGCCGTCTCGTGGACGGTCGTGGACGGCGGCGGCTCGGTCACCCCCGCGGAATCCGTGACCGGGACCGGAGGCGCGAGCGCCACGTGGACGCGCGGAGTGGCGCCGGGCACGCAGACGCTGCGCGCCGGCACGGAGTCGGGCGCCACGGTCGTCTTCCGCACCACCGTCGCGGCCGGGGCGCCGTCGCAGCTCGTGAAGGCGTCCGGCGACGCCCAGCGCGCCCGGGCGGGCCAGCCTCTCCCCGCGCCGCTGGTGGCCCGGGTGGTGGACCGCAGCGGCAACGGCGTGCCGAACGCCGCCGTGGCCTGGACGGTGGTTTCCGGGGGTGGCAGCGTGAACGGCGGCACATCGACCGATTCGGCCGGCTACACGCAGGCGTCCGCCGTGCTGGGGCCGCAGTCGGGCGAACAGCGGTTCCAGGTGGCCGCCGCCGGGCTTGCGGCGGTCTTCACGGCGCAGGCGGATTCGGCGGTGGCGGCGAGCCTGTCGGTGCTTCCCGAAACCGTTCGCCTGGGTGCGTACGGCGACACGGCCCGGCTGATCGCGGAGGTGCGGGACTCCGCGGGGGCACCCATCGCCGGAAAGCGGATCACCTGGGTTTCCCGTAACGGGGGGATCGCCTCGGTCGATTCCACGGGCCTGGTTACCGCCGCCGGCCTGGGCGTTACCTGGATCGTGGCGCAGACCGGGAACCTGGCGGATTCCACTTACGTGAACGCGGACTTGGGCGGCAGCCTCGAGCGCCTCGAGGTCACCCCTTCGGCAGACACCGTGACGGTCGTGGGCGGCACCGTGCAACTGACGGTCACCGTGCGCGACACCAGCGGAAACGTGATCGCGGTGTCCGGGGTGGTGTGGACCACCGTCTCCGGGCCGGCGACGGTGACCCAGGCGGGGCTGGTGACCACGAGCGGGACGGGGGGAAGCGCACTCGTCTCCGCGCGGTACGGCGAGCTGGCCGACACCGCGACCCTCGTGATCGCGCCGGTGCCGGCACGGCTGGTGGTGAGCCCCGACTCGGTCCGCGTGACCGCGGACGGTGGCGTGGTGGCCCGGCCCACCTCCGTGCTGCTGGATTCACTGGGCACCGTCCTTCACACCGACCCGGCCGGCAGTCCCTACGACGCGGCCATCCAGTGGCGAACGCTCGACACCGCGATCGCGGTGGTGGAGCCGGACACCGCTTCGGCGTACGACGGGGTGCGTGTGGTGGGGCGCTCCGCGGGCGTCACGTACGTGGTCGCGGCCTTCGGATCGCTGGCCGACACGGCGAAGGTGGCCTCGGTGGCCCCGGCTCCCCTCACCTTCCGCCCCGAATCCCTCACCGGCGAGATCGGGTTCTGCGCCCTGACCACCGAGGGCGACGCGTGGTGCACGGGAACGGGCACCGACGGCCTGGTGCCCGGCGGCCACGTGTGGACCGATTTCTCACGCGGCTACGACGCGTCGTGCGGGGTGACCACCGGGGGAGAAACCTACTGCCAGGGCACCCTTCCGGGCGCGGGGGCAACCCACACCAAGCTGCAGGCGAACCCCGGGTTCACGCAGGTGACGGTGGGCCGCTCCTTCGCCTGCGGCCTGACCGCGTCCGGACAGGCATTCTGCTGGGGCCGCAACAATACGGGCGCGCTCGGCGTGGGCGACCTGACCGCGCGCCAGTCGCCCACGCCCGTCCTCGGCGGACGGACCTACCAGCGGATCGTGGCGGGGGACAACGGCACCTGCGCCATCACCGTCGGCGGGCTGGGAGAGTGCTGGGGAACGTTCCGCAACATGACGCGGACCTCCGTTCCGGTCGGCAGGGCCGCGAACGCGGTGGACGTCGCCGCCGGCAGGGTGGAATGTTTCCGCCTCGGCAGCGGTGGTGACACCTGTGGCGGCTTCAGCTCGGGCGTCACGCCTCCCACCTTCGTGCGGATGTCGGGCGGCGGCGTACGCACCTGCGCCGTGGATACCGAGGGCCGCCTGTGGTGCGTCGATTTCGAAGTCCAGATCTGGGACCTGATGGGCTCCCCGGATGCCGGCGGAGTCGCCGTGAGCTACAGCCAGGTGCCGGCCATCATCACCCGGCAGGGCCAGTGGGCGGCGTTCCCACCGTAA